The sequence AAAAACGCTTTCCAAGCTCCAGCGCACGATCGACCTGCCCATGAAGGATCGTGGCCGGGGCATGGGCTGGGCCGTGGGGTCGGACGCCCATTTTCCGGGAGAACAGTACATTGTGGGCAGCACGGACGCGGTCATGTCGCCCCGCGAAGATATCTTTGATTTCCTCCGTCGCCGCATCCGGTTTTCCACGTATGTGTTGCGCCAGCCTGCGACGGATAATTCCGTAAATAATTATCGCTTGTTGCGGAGCCTGCAAAGCATCGTCAAGGAAGGGGCGCGCAAGGAATACATCAAGGCCCGGGCCAAAGCCGTTGTCATGGCGTCGGCCGTGCTGCGCATCGGCCTGTACCCTCCGGGCTGATGTTCCGTCCCCGAGCGAGAACCCGCACCGGATTAAACAGTCTGCCTATTGATTTTTCAACGGCCAGCACGATTTTTTTCCGTACCGCGTGCTCCCGACCACGGCGCACGATCCGGGCCGGGGGAAGATGGATTCCTCTTACGCTTCGGCCTGGAGCGCCCAGAACCAGCGCGTGCTTTCCTCCCGGCCAGGACGGATGGTGTAGGAGCGGGATTCCACGGGCCGCCATGCCTCGGGCAAAACAGCGGGAAGCGGTTCGTTGGCCAGCACCACCACTTGTCCGCCCGGAGTGAGCATGGGCCGCACAAAGGGCAGCAGCTCCTGCCAGGGCATGAAGGCCCGGCTGAGGATCAGGTCCGCGCCCTGGTCGGCGATTTCCTCGTCCGGCAGCTGCTGGAGCGCTTCCTCGGCGCGAACCTGCAGCACGGCAGTACGCGCGAGGTCCAAGCGTCCCACGGCCAAGCGCAAAAACACACATCGTTTTTCCCGCACCTCCACCAGATAGTACCGGCCACGCGTCCAGAGGCAGCGCAGGGGAATGCCGGGCAGGCCCGCGCCCGCGCCCAGGTCCAGACACAAGGGATCATCAGCCAGGGGCAGGGATTCCAGGAATCCGGCCAGGGGCAGGCTGTCCGCCACCAGGGTATGCAGAATCTCGTCGGCTCGGCGCGGTCCCACAAGGTTGGTTTTGCGGTTCCATTGCGTGAGCAGGTCGAGATAGCCGGCGATGCGGATGGCGGTTTCCGGCTCCGGTGAAACGCCCAGGGAACGGCACAAGGCCGCGACCTGGGCTGCCAGTTGCTCTGTGGATTCCTTGGACGACATCCGGTTCCTCCCGTTCGAACATTGCGGCCTGGGTCATGCATCGGTTCGCGCCCCCGGTGGGCCGTTGTGCTGCGTTTATTCGTTTTTCCCGAACAGGCGGCGTTGCAGATCCGCCAGGGTGCGGCAGGACTCCGCCTCAAACACGGGGTCATGTCCGAGCCGTCCGGCCTGTTTGAGTCGGGTGTCCCGCCCGGATACCGGGCGAACCTGTCCGTTGAGATCCACCTCCCCCCAAAAAATAGCGCCTTCGGGCAGGGGGCGGTCGTAAAACGAGGACAGGATCGCGGCCACCACGCCCAGGTCCAGTCCGGGGTCGCGCATGGCCAGCCCGCCGGAAATCTTGGCATAGATATCATGGCTGGAGAGATTCAGACGCAGGCGCTTTTCCAGCACGGCCAGGAGCAGGTGCAGCCGGTTGGTGTCAAACCCCAGGGCGGTGCGGCGGGGGATGGAAAGAAAGGTCTTGGAGGCCAATGCCTGCACTTCCACGGCAAAGGGACGCTGCCCTTCCACGGCCATGACCAGGGCCGAGCCGGAAAGCGCGGCATCCCGCCGCCCCAGAAACATGGTGGAAGGATCATCCACGATTTCCAGCCCCTGTTCCTTCATGACGAAGACGACCAGTTCGTCACTGGGACCATAGCGGTTTTTGAGCACGCGCAGAATGCGGGAAAAATGGCTGCGGTCCCCTTCCAGATAGAGCACCGTGTCCACCATGTGCTCCAGGAGTTTGGGGCCGGCAATCTGGCCCTCCTTGGTCACGTGGCCCACCAGGATCAAGGTGGTGCGGCTCTTTTTGGCGGCTTCCACCAGTTCCGCGGACACGGCCCGGACCTGGCTCACGCTCCCGGGAATGCCTTCGGCGGAAACCGAGGCCAGCGTCTGCACCGAATCCACGATGAGCAGTTCCGGAGGTTCCGGTCCTTCCAGCACGGCCAGGCCGTCTGCCGCGCTGGTGGAGGCCATGGCCAGCAGGCCCGGTCCCAGCAGCCCCAGGCGTTCGGCCCGGTTGCGCAGTTGGGGCAGGCTTTCCTCGCCCGAGAGGTACACAGCGCGTGCGCCCAGGGCCGCCTGCCGACCCGCAAGCTGCAACAGGAGCGTGGACTTGCCGATGCCTGGTTCCCCGCCCAGCAGAATAGCCCCGCCGGGAGTCAGCCCCTTGCCCAAGACCTGGTCCAGGGCCGGGAAGCCCGACGGCCGCCCCTGGCCGCCCTCCTGGGAAAGCTCCTCCAGGGGGCGCGGAGCCTGGGAGCCTTCCGGACTGCGTGTGCCGGACCGGTTTTTCCCCTTGACCACGGACAGCGGTTCCAGGGTGTTCCAGGCGCGACAGGACGGACACTGCCCCTGCCATTGCGGGGATTGGGCGCCGCATTCGGCGCAGCGAAACACTTCCTTGGTCTTCATGCGTCACCTCGGATGGCCAACGTGGGCGCGGGGTCGGGACGTTCCTCGAAAAAAAACCGGGAGGCCTTACGGCGTACCCCCGGTCTTGATTGCACATTGCGCGGCGGCAGCGGACCGGTGTTTGCCGGTCGGCCCCGCAGGGTGCCGTTCATCGTTTGGGATTGCGGGCGTCCACGATCTCGATCTGGTATTCCTTCACATCCCGGGGTGGATCAAAGAAGACCACCATAAAGGGTGTGGTCTGCTCCGGCTTGATGAACGAGTTGTTGGCATAGATTCCGGCCGAGGAATTCAGGCTTTCCACGATTTCATCGCGGGTCTGCACCTGGAGCTGGAGCAGGGACAGCGTGTTGCCGCACATCTGTTCCTGGGAGGCCAGCACATTGCCTTGCTCGTCGAACAAGGTCACCAACACCTTGATGCGTTCCTTTGGCTCGGTGAATTTGTTCTGGGCTTTTCCTTCCACCACGAACAGGGGACCGGCGTTTTCGTTGCTGATCACGTATTGGCGGAAGTCCACGGGCTGGATGTTTTTGATTCGTTCGGCGGGCAGTTCGCCGGGCTTGGGCTGTTCGGGTTCATCCGGACCAAGCACAAAGGGCACCTTGAAGGGCAGTTCAAAGCCCAGTTGGATGCCTGTGGACTGCATGGAACCCGGCAGGGACCAGAGTCCAAAATTATAGGTCACAATGGCGCCGCCCGCCCCAAGCAGGAGCAGGAGCAGGAGGTAGAGCAGGGCTTTGCCCAGGCCGCCGCGCCGGGGTTCGGGTTCCAGGTCGAGATCCTCGCCGGAGAGGGATTGGAACAAGTCTTCTCCGTCTTCATTCTCTTCCTGGTCCGCGTCCAGTTCGTCCTGGCCCTCGTCCAGATCGTGTTCCGCAAGGTCAAAGCCGTCATCGTCCGAGTCCTGGGCGGGTTTTTCGTCCAGGGAGTCCAGATCAAAGCCGCCGCCCAGTGGATCGTCGTCTTGGTTTTCTTCTTCGCCAAAGCCGCCGAACAGGTCGTCATCCTTGGCATCCAGGTCGTCGCCAAGTTCCTGATCCAGGCTCGAATCCAGGTCGCCGAGCAGGTCGTCGCTCAGGTCCGGTTCCGGTGCGGAGAGGTCGTTGTCGAGTTCATCCTCGGCATCGAACGCGGGAGCCGTGTCCGTTGTCTCGTCGGCCACGGCCTCTTCAAAGGCTTTGTCGAAATCGGGTGCGGCATCGGCAGCCGTGTCCGGCCGGGTCGGGGGTTGTTCTGGTTCCGGAGCCGTATCCGCTGGGGGGTTGGGCGCGGGAGGCACCGGCGCGGAGGCCGGGCTTTCGGCCGATTTGCCAGGCGTGGCCGCCGCAGGGGCGGGAGCCTCGGGTGTCGGAGCCGGTACGCGAAAAACGTGTTCGCATTTGGCGCACTTGACCTTCAACCCTTTGGCGGGAATCTTGTCATCCGGAAGGTTGTATTTCGTCTCACAGCTCGGGCAAGCAACGATCATGGCACTCTCTCTTGGGAAGCGGTTCCGTTGGTCCCGGACCGAGCTGAAGGCGGGTGGCCACGGGGGGAGCGCGGTGTACCTGCGCTGTGCCATGGCATGTTCGCCGTTGCCGGTTCCAGGAAGTGATGGTCGGCCTCCGGAAAGGTTTGACTAGTCGCCCTGGTGGCGTACCAGCTCGTAGATGGCGTCAAGTTCCCGGTATCGCTCGGCATAATCCATGCCGTATCCCACCAGGAATCCCGCACCGGTCAGGTTGAACCCGGCGAAGTCGACATTGATGTCGAGTTCCCGCCTTTCTCGTTTATCAACAAGTGCGCAAACTTTCAAACTCTGAGGCCTTCTTTTCGCAAAGACATGCTTGAGAAATTCTACGGAATTGCCGGTGTCCACGATGTCTTCCACGATGACCACGTGCTTTCCTTCGATGGGGACTTCCAAGTCTTTGGAAAAGCGCATTTCCTTACCTCGGCTCGTGCCGGATCCGTAGCTGGCCAGGCGCACGAAGTCATGCTCGCACTCGATGGTCATGGCCCGGGCCAGGTCCGCAAAGAATAAAAATGCGCCTTTGAGCACGCAGACCAGGACAACGGGTTCGTTGCCGTAGGCTTCGCCCATTTCGCGTCCCAGTTCCCGTACCCGCTGGTGGATGGTATCGGCGTCCACCAGCACGCTCAACGTATGACTCATGGTTCGTATCCTTGTCAGGCCGTTTCCAAACGGTACTTCGTCGTTGCTGCCAAAAAAAGCAAACTTCCGCGTACAGGGAATACGCTTCAGCCTGGACTGTTGCCTGCGTCCGACGCTGTCCTTTTTTTTGAACGGTCTGCGGTTTTGCTCTTTTTATGGACAGCTTTTCTGCTGCCGGGAAAATGGCCCGCCGCGTTGCCGCACAAGCAATCCATCTGCTGCGTTCCTTGTGACGGAGGCAGCCGATTGAAAAAGTATATCATGCCTAGAGCCGGAGCATCATGGCGATTTCATCGCAATCCGGGAATTTCGGACAGTTCAGGCAGTCGGACCAGACCTTTTGGGGCAACACGTCCTTGGGTACTTCGCGGAATCCGAGATGCGCGAAAAACTCCGGCGTATTGGTGAGCACAAAGACCTTGTACAGTTCCAGGGTCACGGCCTCGCTCAAACAGGCATCCACAAGCCGTCGTCCCAGGCCGCGGCCGCGGAACGTGTTCCGTACCACCAGGGAGCGGACCTCGGCCAGCTCTTCCCAGCAGATGGACAGGGCGCAGCATCCGGCCAGTTCTCCGGAGTTCTTTTCCACCACAACAAAAAAATCCCGCAGCAGGGTGTAGAGCTTGTTAAAGGAGCGGGGCAGCACCAGCCCTTCTTCCTCGGGATTGTCCAACAGCATGGCGTGCATGGCCTTTACATCCGAGATGCGGGCCTTGCGCACGACGAAATCGTGGTCCAATTTATTCTCCT is a genomic window of Paucidesulfovibrio gracilis DSM 16080 containing:
- a CDS encoding 16S rRNA (guanine(527)-N(7))-methyltransferase RsmG, with protein sequence MSSKESTEQLAAQVAALCRSLGVSPEPETAIRIAGYLDLLTQWNRKTNLVGPRRADEILHTLVADSLPLAGFLESLPLADDPLCLDLGAGAGLPGIPLRCLWTRGRYYLVEVREKRCVFLRLAVGRLDLARTAVLQVRAEEALQQLPDEEIADQGADLILSRAFMPWQELLPFVRPMLTPGGQVVVLANEPLPAVLPEAWRPVESRSYTIRPGREESTRWFWALQAEA
- the radA gene encoding DNA repair protein RadA — protein: MKTKEVFRCAECGAQSPQWQGQCPSCRAWNTLEPLSVVKGKNRSGTRSPEGSQAPRPLEELSQEGGQGRPSGFPALDQVLGKGLTPGGAILLGGEPGIGKSTLLLQLAGRQAALGARAVYLSGEESLPQLRNRAERLGLLGPGLLAMASTSAADGLAVLEGPEPPELLIVDSVQTLASVSAEGIPGSVSQVRAVSAELVEAAKKSRTTLILVGHVTKEGQIAGPKLLEHMVDTVLYLEGDRSHFSRILRVLKNRYGPSDELVVFVMKEQGLEIVDDPSTMFLGRRDAALSGSALVMAVEGQRPFAVEVQALASKTFLSIPRRTALGFDTNRLHLLLAVLEKRLRLNLSSHDIYAKISGGLAMRDPGLDLGVVAAILSSFYDRPLPEGAIFWGEVDLNGQVRPVSGRDTRLKQAGRLGHDPVFEAESCRTLADLQRRLFGKNE
- a CDS encoding DUF3426 domain-containing protein, with the protein product MIVACPSCETKYNLPDDKIPAKGLKVKCAKCEHVFRVPAPTPEAPAPAAATPGKSAESPASAPVPPAPNPPADTAPEPEQPPTRPDTAADAAPDFDKAFEEAVADETTDTAPAFDAEDELDNDLSAPEPDLSDDLLGDLDSSLDQELGDDLDAKDDDLFGGFGEEENQDDDPLGGGFDLDSLDEKPAQDSDDDGFDLAEHDLDEGQDELDADQEENEDGEDLFQSLSGEDLDLEPEPRRGGLGKALLYLLLLLLLGAGGAIVTYNFGLWSLPGSMQSTGIQLGFELPFKVPFVLGPDEPEQPKPGELPAERIKNIQPVDFRQYVISNENAGPLFVVEGKAQNKFTEPKERIKVLVTLFDEQGNVLASQEQMCGNTLSLLQLQVQTRDEIVESLNSSAGIYANNSFIKPEQTTPFMVVFFDPPRDVKEYQIEIVDARNPKR
- the hpt gene encoding hypoxanthine phosphoribosyltransferase, with translation MSHTLSVLVDADTIHQRVRELGREMGEAYGNEPVVLVCVLKGAFLFFADLARAMTIECEHDFVRLASYGSGTSRGKEMRFSKDLEVPIEGKHVVIVEDIVDTGNSVEFLKHVFAKRRPQSLKVCALVDKRERRELDINVDFAGFNLTGAGFLVGYGMDYAERYRELDAIYELVRHQGD
- a CDS encoding N-acetyltransferase yields the protein MDHDFVVRKARISDVKAMHAMLLDNPEEEGLVLPRSFNKLYTLLRDFFVVVEKNSGELAGCCALSICWEELAEVRSLVVRNTFRGRGLGRRLVDACLSEAVTLELYKVFVLTNTPEFFAHLGFREVPKDVLPQKVWSDCLNCPKFPDCDEIAMMLRL